The Xanthomonas sp. DAR 34887 genome has a segment encoding these proteins:
- a CDS encoding GlsB/YeaQ/YmgE family stress response membrane protein, producing MHTLFGSDSWLYIILVGFVVGLLARFLGPSSGRSGCLFTVLLGIAGALLAGWFGHYMGWYSRGEPAGFLGALLGAIALLALLRLFSGKR from the coding sequence ATGCACACTCTGTTCGGCAGCGACAGCTGGCTCTACATCATCCTGGTGGGCTTCGTGGTTGGCCTGCTGGCGCGTTTCCTCGGCCCCAGCAGCGGGCGCTCGGGCTGCCTGTTCACCGTGCTGCTGGGCATCGCCGGTGCGTTGCTGGCCGGCTGGTTCGGCCACTACATGGGCTGGTACAGCCGCGGCGAGCCGGCCGGCTTCCTCGGCGCGCTGCTCGGCGCCATCGCCCTGCTCGCGCTGCTGCGGCTGTTCTCCGGCAAACGCTGA
- a CDS encoding M20 family metallopeptidase: protein MDSAKIDRFLSEKWDDDIVPQLVDYIRIPNKSPMFDADWVAHGYMDDAVKLMERWARAQAIPGLVVEVVQLEGRTPLIYLEVPATGPETGADTVLLYGHLDKQPEMTGWDADLGPWTPVLKGDRLYGRGGADDGYALFGSLAAILALQDQGIPHARCVVLIEACEESGSYDLPAYVDHLAERIGKPSLVVCLDSGCGNYEQLWCTTSLRGLAGGNFSVKVLSEGVHSGDASGVVPSSFRVLRDLLSRLEDEATGKIRIDGLYSEIPQERLAQARKVAEVLGDEVYSKFPFLPGMTPMNEDLTELVLNRTWRPALSVTGADGLPPLASAGNVLRPQTAVKLSLRLPPTLDGKRAGELLKEVLLRDPPYGAEVSLALEKSSSGWNAPAQSPWLSNAIEAASQAAFGKPAMYMGEGGSIPFMGMLGEKFPGAQFMITGVLGPHSNAHGPNEFLHIPMGKRVTACVSKVIAEHHAASVRGETSGSAAVAGGEQHGGHGCC from the coding sequence ATGGACAGTGCCAAGATCGACCGTTTCCTGAGCGAGAAGTGGGACGACGACATCGTCCCGCAACTGGTCGATTACATCCGCATCCCCAACAAATCGCCGATGTTCGACGCCGATTGGGTCGCCCATGGCTATATGGACGATGCGGTGAAGCTGATGGAGCGCTGGGCGCGCGCGCAGGCCATCCCGGGCCTGGTGGTCGAGGTCGTGCAGTTGGAAGGGCGCACGCCGCTGATCTATCTGGAGGTGCCGGCGACCGGCCCGGAAACCGGCGCGGACACGGTGCTGCTGTACGGGCACCTGGACAAGCAGCCGGAAATGACCGGCTGGGACGCCGACCTGGGTCCGTGGACGCCGGTGCTTAAGGGCGACCGCCTATACGGCCGCGGCGGCGCCGACGACGGCTATGCGCTGTTCGGGTCGCTAGCCGCGATCCTGGCGTTGCAGGATCAGGGCATCCCGCACGCGCGCTGCGTGGTGCTGATCGAGGCCTGCGAGGAATCGGGCAGCTACGACCTGCCCGCCTATGTCGATCACCTGGCCGAGCGCATCGGCAAGCCGTCGCTGGTGGTGTGCCTGGATTCGGGCTGCGGCAACTACGAGCAATTGTGGTGCACGACCTCGCTGCGCGGCCTGGCCGGCGGCAATTTCAGCGTCAAGGTGCTCAGCGAAGGCGTGCATTCGGGCGATGCGTCCGGCGTGGTGCCGTCCAGCTTCCGCGTGCTGCGCGACCTGCTGTCGCGGCTGGAGGACGAGGCCACCGGCAAGATCAGGATCGACGGACTGTATTCGGAGATTCCGCAGGAACGCCTGGCGCAGGCGCGCAAGGTCGCCGAGGTGCTCGGCGACGAGGTCTACAGCAAGTTCCCGTTCCTGCCGGGGATGACCCCGATGAACGAGGACCTGACCGAGCTGGTACTCAACCGCACCTGGCGCCCGGCCTTGTCGGTGACCGGCGCCGACGGCCTGCCGCCGCTGGCCTCGGCCGGCAACGTGCTGCGCCCGCAGACCGCGGTGAAGCTGTCGCTGCGCCTGCCGCCGACGCTGGACGGCAAGCGCGCCGGCGAGCTGCTGAAGGAGGTGCTGCTGCGCGATCCGCCGTACGGCGCCGAGGTGTCGCTGGCGCTGGAGAAGTCGTCCTCGGGCTGGAACGCGCCGGCGCAGTCGCCGTGGCTGAGCAACGCGATCGAGGCCGCCTCGCAGGCGGCGTTCGGCAAGCCGGCGATGTACATGGGCGAAGGCGGCTCGATCCCGTTCATGGGCATGCTCGGCGAGAAGTTCCCCGGCGCGCAGTTCATGATCACCGGCGTGCTCGGCCCGCATTCCAACGCGCATGGGCCGAACGAGTTCCTGCACATCCCGATGGGCAAGCGGGTCACCGCCTGCGTGTCCAAGGTGATCGCCGAGCACCATGCGGCCAGCGTGCGCGGCGAGACCAGCGGCAGCGCCGCGGTGGCCGGCGGCGAGCAGCACGGCGGGCACGGCTGCTGCTGA